In Macaca nemestrina isolate mMacNem1 chromosome 9, mMacNem.hap1, whole genome shotgun sequence, a single genomic region encodes these proteins:
- the LOC105466181 gene encoding cyclin-dependent kinase 1 has product MEDYTKIEKIGEGTYGVVYKGRHKTTGQVVAMKKIRLESEEEGVPSTAIREISLLKELRHPNIVSLQDVLMQDSRLYLIFEFLSMDLKKYLDSIPPGQYMDSSLVKSYLYQILQGIVFCHSRRVLHRDLKPQNLLIDDKGTIKLADFGLARAFGIPIRVYTHEVVTLWYRSPEVLLGSARYSTPVDIWSIGTIFAELATKKPLFHGDSEIDQLFRIFRALGTPNNEVWPEVESLQDYKNTFPKWKPGSLASHVKNLDENGLDLLSKMLIYDPAKRISGKMALNHPYFNDVDNQIKKM; this is encoded by the exons GTACCTATGGAGTTGTGTATAAGGGTAGACACAAAACTACAGGTCAAGTGGTAGCCATGAAAAAAATCAGACTAGAAAGTGAAGAGGAAGGGGTTCCTAGTACTGCAATTCGGGAAATTTCTCTATTAAAAGAACTTCGTCATCCAAATATAGTCAG tcttCAGGATGTGCTTATGCAGGATTCCAGGTTATATCTCATCTTTGAGTTTCTTTCCATGGATCTGAAGAAATACTTGGATTCTATCCCTCCTGGTCAGTACATGGATTCTTCACTTGTTAAG agTTATTTATACCAAATCCTACAGGGGATTGTGTTTTGTCACTCTAGAAGAGTTCTTCACAGAGACTTAAAACCTCAAAATCTCTTGATTGATGACAAAGGAACAATTAAACTGGCTGATTTTGGCCTTGCCAGAGCTTTCGGAATACCTATTAGAGTTTATACACATGAG GTAGTAACACTCTGGTACAGATCTCCAGAAGTATTGCTGGGGTCAGCTCGTTACTCAACTCCAGTTGACATTTGGAGTATAGGCACCATATTTGCTGAACTAGCAACTAAAAAACCACTTTTCCATGGGGATTCAGAAATTGATCAACTCTTCAGGATTTTCAG aGCTTTGGGCACTCCCAATAATGAAGTGTGGCCAGAAGTGGAATCTTTACAGGACTATAAGAATACATTTCCCAAATGGAAACCAGGAAGCCTAGCATCCCACGTCAAAAACTTGGATGAAAATGGCTTGGATTTGCTCTCG aAAATGTTAATCTATGATCCAGCCAAACGAATTTCTGGCAAAATGGCACTGAATCATCCATATTTTAATGATGTGGACAATCAGATTAAGAAGATGTAG